One part of the Candidatus Borreliella tachyglossi genome encodes these proteins:
- a CDS encoding lysophospholipid acyltransferase family protein produces the protein MKVLRSVVAYINVSFFFLIFTILFPVFLIFNIFKFESYFIRFSFVLVRFGIKTSLWFAGIKVVVTRDNDVCRKGSVVIVANHVAAMDPLLLVYVFMQPFVVIAKRSLFRIPFVNFVLISLGTIFVNRSSIKSSAIAQRKAMEVIKEGKAIGIFPEGTRNRGGETRNFKVGAMNLALRTNVPIRPVTLLNTHKFFVKHFILNSGLSIYIHVHSLIDVSELKNDEKENLPVIVRDIIVKKLEKMQIQYNVDGNLNEDK, from the coding sequence ATGAAAGTATTAAGAAGTGTTGTTGCCTATATTAATGTTTCTTTTTTCTTTTTGATCTTTACTATTTTGTTTCCGGTTTTTTTAATCTTTAACATTTTTAAATTTGAAAGTTATTTTATAAGATTTAGTTTTGTGTTGGTTAGATTTGGTATTAAGACTAGCTTGTGGTTTGCTGGGATTAAGGTTGTTGTTACACGAGATAATGATGTATGTCGTAAGGGCAGTGTAGTCATTGTGGCTAATCATGTTGCTGCAATGGATCCACTTTTGCTAGTTTATGTATTTATGCAACCTTTTGTAGTAATTGCTAAGAGATCACTTTTTAGAATTCCTTTTGTTAATTTTGTATTAATTTCATTGGGTACTATTTTTGTAAATAGGAGTAGTATAAAATCTTCTGCTATTGCTCAAAGAAAGGCGATGGAAGTTATTAAAGAGGGGAAAGCTATTGGAATTTTTCCTGAAGGGACTAGGAATCGAGGAGGAGAGACAAGGAATTTTAAGGTTGGTGCTATGAATTTAGCTTTAAGGACAAATGTTCCAATTAGGCCTGTTACTCTGCTTAATACACATAAATTTTTTGTTAAGCATTTTATATTAAACTCAGGATTATCGATATATATTCATGTTCATTCTTTAATAGATGTTTCTGAGTTAAAGAATGATGAGAAAGAAAATCTTCCTGTTATTGTTAGAGATATAATAGTTAAAAAATTAGAGAAAATGCAAATTCAATATAATGTTGATGGAAATTTAAATGAAGACAAATAA
- a CDS encoding pallilysin-related adhesin — translation MCLKTLIISLFFVLLSCNKDKRDFIVFNKEIKKSSEVHYSGVDILGGSNGKDDFAAFIDLKGYNILSVQQENLNLDVYFEQVVLAQDFADLKTYLFIIGFNPKTHEALVLFKTQVDIDSTNSYNMYLEDITGDYDFDIVVQGFLKEESVLYVFQKAVANDVSSYRPIFFDKVNGSIIINKYDRSSDYDNKKSRESYSISLEKYEKQGEDLMVSRMERYEYSQLQKKYYPLSASEKVRRMDNNVYKTLKNLTKDEVYKFLYGVWYDSSSHRSLGKSNLDDVLFLSFDRYFNEISIFKKNAQEIANIEYISKPAYNTLNISTKSIFSDLIVYNFWIKIIDNDNIEVKIDTGTNAYDQYGFSGVFKRFDDSILVEDNKVFLFIPNGNYVYKDIVYDFSYPNLTYIVEDNIYYGIFNVFSLNNNLILEYEISIDESKISEAFIIEYSERIVQKQKFSTIILNPIKILKDEVSLVKGQKLKLERLEKLG, via the coding sequence TTTATTGTCTTGTAATAAAGACAAGAGAGATTTTATTGTATTTAACAAAGAGATAAAAAAATCTAGTGAGGTACATTATTCTGGTGTAGATATATTGGGAGGAAGTAATGGAAAAGATGATTTTGCTGCTTTTATTGACCTTAAGGGCTACAATATTCTCTCAGTTCAGCAGGAAAATTTAAATTTAGATGTTTATTTTGAGCAAGTGGTTTTGGCACAGGACTTTGCAGATCTTAAAACTTATCTATTTATTATCGGTTTTAATCCAAAGACTCATGAGGCTCTAGTTCTTTTTAAAACGCAAGTAGATATTGATTCTACAAATTCTTACAATATGTATCTTGAAGATATTACTGGTGATTATGATTTCGATATAGTTGTGCAAGGATTTCTGAAAGAAGAGTCTGTTTTGTATGTTTTTCAAAAAGCAGTCGCTAATGATGTTTCATCATATAGACCTATTTTTTTTGATAAAGTGAATGGAAGTATTATTATCAATAAGTATGACAGGTCTTCCGATTATGATAATAAAAAGTCAAGAGAAAGTTATTCTATTTCTTTGGAAAAGTATGAAAAGCAGGGAGAAGATTTAATGGTGAGTAGAATGGAAAGATATGAATATTCTCAATTGCAAAAGAAGTACTATCCTTTATCTGCTAGTGAGAAAGTTAGGCGAATGGATAACAATGTGTATAAAACTTTAAAGAACTTGACCAAGGATGAAGTTTATAAATTTTTATACGGTGTTTGGTATGATAGTAGTTCACATCGAAGCTTGGGCAAATCAAATCTTGACGATGTTTTATTTTTATCATTTGACAGATATTTTAATGAAATTAGTATTTTTAAGAAAAATGCTCAAGAAATTGCTAACATTGAATATATCTCAAAGCCCGCTTATAATACTCTTAATATTAGTACCAAATCTATTTTTTCAGATTTGATAGTCTATAATTTTTGGATCAAAATTATAGATAATGATAATATTGAAGTAAAAATTGATACTGGAACAAATGCGTATGATCAGTATGGATTCTCAGGTGTTTTTAAGAGATTTGATGATTCTATTTTAGTTGAGGATAATAAAGTATTTCTTTTTATTCCAAATGGTAATTATGTGTATAAAGATATCGTTTATGATTTTTCTTATCCTAATCTTACTTATATTGTTGAAGATAATATTTATTATGGAATTTTCAATGTTTTTAGTTTAAATAATAATTTAATTCTTGAATATGAGATTAGTATAGACGAGAGTAAGATAAGTGAGGCCTTTATTATTGAATATAGCGAAAGAATAGTACAGAAGCAAAAGTTTTCTACAATTATTCTTAATCCTATTAAAATTTTAAAAGATGAGGTAAGTTTAGTTAAAGGTCAGAAATTAAAGCTTGAGAGGTTAGAGAAATTAGGGTAG